In Opisthocomus hoazin isolate bOpiHoa1 chromosome 3, bOpiHoa1.hap1, whole genome shotgun sequence, a genomic segment contains:
- the FIGNL1 gene encoding fidgetin-like protein 1 has product METPTHSTVHLSDWQRSYFAITSGTCTPGQKADEYRAKILRIQYAWANSEISQVCAANLFKKYAEKYSAIIDSDNIETGLNNYAENILTLAKCQQNDSDKWQSALTTDNVFELKCVQERMRAGKNFQSSQMAPADACVQAGKGVSASAAPGLPKLGVFSPAGETELCAGSAKCVSQGPELLAHPSSSKSLQSSVPPATKTSDTPPASSASLSEQVHAGLHATPLFGSKEATSSSSLKTSGNCRDGQNLSLSNQSAVPAWSASSGKRKAFYGLADEGSTVVPSLAPCQASVSAEASSFSGNRNRNEESSVLGFRTAKEQLWVDQQKKSQNLPQRAPVSSYGGVKKSLGAGRSRGPFGKFVPPVPKQDGNSTGGAQCRPHAKGVTDLSLPVDERLKNIEPKMVELIMHEIMDHGPPVSWDDIAGVEFAKATIKEIVVWPMLRPDIFTGLRGPPKGILLFGPPGTGKTLIGKCIACQSGATFFSISASSLTSKWVGEGEKMVRALFAVARCQQPAVIFIDEIDSLLSQRGDGEHESSRRIKTEFLVQLDGATTSSEDRILVVGATNRPQEIDEAARRRLVKRLYIPLPEASARKQIVTRLMSREHCSLNEEEIELIVKKSNGFSGADMTQLCREASLGPIRSLQSTDIATIMPDQVRPIAFLDFESAFGTVRPSVSPKDLELYETWNQTFGCGR; this is encoded by the coding sequence ATGGAGACCCCCACCCACAGCACCGTGCACCTGAGCGACTGGCAGAGAAGTTACTTCGCGATTACCTCTGGCACCTGCACGCCTGGACAGAAGGCAGATGAATACCGTGCCAAAATCCTGCGTATTCAGTATGCATGGGCAAACTCTGAGATCTCTCAGGTCTGTGCTGCCAACCTGTTTAAAAAATACGCAGAGAAATACTCTGCAATTATTGACTCTGACAACATAGAGACTGGCTTGAATAACTATGCTGAAAACATTTTGACTTTGGCAAAGTGTCAGCAGAATGACAGTGACAAGTGGCAATCTGCCTTGACAACAGATAATGTATTTGAATTAAAGTGTGTGCAAGAGAGGATGCGGGCTGGCAAAAATTTCCAGAGTTCTCAGATGGCTCCAGCAGATGCCTGTGTACAAGCTGGTAAAGGGGTCAGTGCCTCTGCCGCTCCGGGCCTGCCTAAACTCGGTGTCTTCAGCCCCGCCGGAGAGACTGAGCTCTGTGCTGGCTCAGCAAAATGTGTGAGTCAGGGACCGGAGCTCCTTGCGCATCCCTCGTCTTCAAAGTCTCTTCAAAGCAGTGTGCCTCCTGCGACCAAAACTTCGGATACGCCTCCTGCCTCCTCAGCCTCCCTAAGCGAACAGGTTCATGCAGGTCTCCATGCAACCCCACTCTTTGGAAGTAAAGAAGCGACAAGCAGTAGTTCTCTCAAAACGTCTGGTAACTGTCGTGACGGACAAAATTTGTCTCTTTCCAACCAGTCAGCTGTACCTGCATGGTCTGCGAGTTCTGGGAAAAGAAAAGCGTTTTATGGTCTGGCCGATGAAGGCAGCACGGTGGTTCCCAGCCTTGCCCCATGCCAGGCTTCCGTTAGTGCAGAAGCCAGTAGTTTTTCAGGGAATAGGAACAGGAATGAGGAGAGCAGTGTTCTCGGTTTCAGAACTGCAAAAGAACAGCTGTGGGTGGATCAGCAAAAGAAGTCTCAAAACCTACCCCAGCGTGCACCAGTCTCGTCGTACGGAGGTGTAAAGAAATCACTGGGTGCGGGCAGATCTCGGGGTCCGTTTGGCAAGTTTGTTCCTCCAGTTCCGAAACAAGATGGGAACAGCACCGGAGGAGCACAGTGTAGACCTCATGCAAAAGGAGTGACAGATCTGTCGCTGCCTGTGGACGAACGACTGAAGAACATCGAGCCAAAAATGGTGGAGCTCATTATGCACGAGATCATGGACCACGGGCCCCCTGTCAGCTGGGATGACATTGCCGGAGTCGAATTTGCTAAAGCTACCATAAAAGAAATAGTGGTCTGGCCTATGCTGAGGCCAGACATCTTCACTGGGTTACGGGGTCCTCCTAAAGGGATTCTTCTCTTTGGCCCCCCCGGGACTGGCAAGACGCTCATAGGCAAGTGCATCGCCTGCCAGTCTGGAGCGACGTTTTTTAGCATCAGTGCCTCTTCTCTGACTTCCAAATGGGTAGGCGAGGGGGAGAAGATGGTCCGTGCACTGTTCGCTGTGGCGCGGTGCCAGCAGCCAGCAGTGATTTTCATTGACGAAATCGATTCTCTGTTGTCTCAGCGTGGAGATGGGGAGCACGAGTCATCAAGAAGaataaaaactgaatttctgGTCCAGTTAGATGGGGCAACAACCTCCTCTGAAGACCGTATTCTGGTGGTTGGAGCAACGAATCGACCGCAAGAGATCGATGAAGCTGCCCGGAGGAGGCTGGTGAAAAGACTGTACATTCCTCTTCCAGAAGCCTCGGCTAGGAAGCAGATTGTTACCCGCCTCATGTCAAGGGAACACTGCTCTCTGAATGAGGAGGAAATCGAACTCATAGTGAAGAAATCGAATGGATTTTCTGGGGCAGACATGACACAGCTCTGTCGAGAAGCTTCCTTGGGCCCTATCCGCAGTCTTCAGTCCACGGACATCGCGACCATCATGCCAGACCAAGTGCGGCCGATTGCCTTCCTGGACTTCGAGAGCGCCTTCGGCACAGTGCGGCCGAGCGTCTCCCCGAAGGACCTGGAGCTGTATGAAACCTGGAACCAGACGTTTGGCTGCGGTAGATAA